The Frankiaceae bacterium nucleotide sequence CGTAGACCAGAGCGTTGAAGTCGGCCTGCCACGGCAGCTCCAGCCGCGCACCGGGCGCGACGGTCGCGTGGACGAGCGTGATCGGCGTCCGCGTCGAGCCGGGACCGGTGACGCCACCGAGCGACCCGGCGATGAGCCGGATCAACGCGCCGCCGTCCGGAGACGCGAGCAGCGTGACGTCCTCGCCTTCGAGGTTCTGGTACGCCGGCGCGATCATCTTGTCCTTGGCCGGCAGGTTGACCCACAGCTGGAAACCGTGGAACAGCCCGCCCGACACGACCAGCTGCTCCGGCGGCGTCTCGATGTGCAGGATGCCGCGCGCCGCGGTCATCCACTGCGTGGCACCGTCGCGGATGACGCCGCCGCCGCCATGGCTGTCCTGGTGCTGCATGATCCCGTCGAGCATGTACGTCACCGTCTCGAAGCCGCGGTGCGGGTGCCACGACGTGCCCTTGGGCTCGCCCGGGCCGTACTCGACCGACCCCATCTCGTCCATGTGGATGAACGGGTCGAGATCACGGAGCTGCACGCCGGCGAACGCGCGGCGCACGGGGAAGCCCTCTCCCTCGTACCCCTGCGGCGCGGTCGTCACCGAGCGCACGGGGCGCGGGACGTCGCCGAGCGTCGGGGCAGGGACGCGGGGCAGGGTGATCGGGTCGGCGGTGACGGCGGGCACGAGAGCCTCCTCGGTTCGTTGCGTGTGCAACTATAACCGTACCGCTCGCAACTATGTTCCGTATCGTGGCGCCATGACGACGACGGTGTCCAGGACGTTCCCGCTGCCCCCGCTCGACCTCGTCGAGTCGATGCTGTCGGAGGACTACCAGCGCCTCCGCGCCGAACGCCTCGGCGGCATCGGCACCCCGACCGTCACGCGCACGGGCGACACCGCGACCGTACGGTTCCCGCGCCGGCTGCCCCTGGACGACCTGCCCGGCCCGCTGCGCTCGCTCGCGGGCACCGGCGAGATCACGCAGGTCGAGCAGTGGGACACGATCTCCGCCGAACGTTGCACGGCCACCTGGACGTCCGAGTCGAAGCTGCCGGGCAAGGCCGGCGGGACGTTCGAGGTCGTGCCCGACGGCACCGGCTCGACGTACACCGTCGTCGCGAAGGTCGAGATCAAGGTGCCGCTCATCGGGGGGCGGATCGGCAAGGAGGCCGAGGCGCAGGTCATGAAGCTGATCGAGGCCGAGATGCGCCTCGCCGAGGAGTACCTCGCCGCGCGCTGACTCCCCGCGCAACCGGGAGCCTCACCCTCCTGACGGGCGGTGGGCCTCCGGTGGCGGACGACCCTGCCCGTTCCTTGAAGATCACGACGCGTGAGACCGGCGGCCGGGCTGCAGGGTTGGGCTCGACCGGGTTGCGCCACTGCGACGAACAACAGCCACCCGCTCTGTCCCCGCGCTGCGCATGCCCTCGCCTCCCGGTGACTTGCCGCAAACACCCGCGCGACGGCGTACCCGATCGGTAGTTTGCGGAGAACGGGGCTGACTGGAAGGCGGCACATGAAGGCGTACGGCATCGCGGCCCTGGTCCTCGCGCTCGCGCTCCCCGCGTGCGCGTCCGAGTCGACGCCGGAGGCGCAGCCCACGACGCAGGCGCCGACGCCGTCCCCCACGCCGACGCTGCCGCCAGTCGAGTCCGACAAGACGCGCGTGAAGAAGGCCGTCGTCACCTCGGCCGAGCTCGGCAAGCCGTGGGTCACGCCGAAGGCCGTCAACACCGCGAAGCAGAAGCAGAAGGGCGACCTCTGTCCGGGCCAGCCGAACGCGCGCACCCTGCACCCGCCGCGCGCGAGGGGGGACCTGGACCACACCGAGGGCACCAAGCCCGGCGCGGCGATCGGGGCGTACGGCGTCCGCGCGTACGCGTTCGGCGAGCAGCAGGCGTGGCGCGACGCGCTCGCGAAGGCGCAGGCGGGCTGCAAGTCCTGGACCTCGCTGGAGAAGCTCTACGTCGAGCTGGAGGTCGTCACGCCGCCCGCGATCCCCGGCGCCGACGAGGTCGTCGTGCACATCGAGCGGATCTACGCCGACAAGACGAAGAAGACGCTGCACTACGTCCGCCACTACTACGAGGCGTGGACGACCCGCTTCGTGTCGGAGTTCGAGCTCGCGTACATCCAGCCGAAGTCCGACCCCACGGGCAAGGACCTGACGAAGTCGAGCGAGCTGTTCGCCAAGCAGGTCGCGAAGACGCGGGAGACGTTCGGGATCGTCTAGATCCGGCGGCCGGCTGCCGAGTCCGCGATGACGCGCGCGAGCCTGCGCTGCCGCGTCTCCTCCTTCTTCGCGCTCATGACCCAGTACGTCGCCATCCGCCGGTACGACGGCGGCTGCCGTTCCCAGAACGCCCACGCCTCGGGCTGCTCGCGCAGCGCGCGCTCGTACTCCGGGGCGAGCGGGATCGGGTTCTCGGACGAGTAGATGCCGGTCTTCGCGGGGTCGCGCGCCTCCCACGCGGCAATGCCGGCGGGCGCCATGAGACCGGCGGCGAGGAGGCGCTCGACCTTGGCGACGTTGACGTTGCTCCACGTGCTGCCGCGCCGCCGCGGCGTGAAGCGGATCGTGTAGCGCTGCTCGTCGACGCGGCGCCGTACGCCGTCGATCCAGCCGTAGCAGAGCGCCTGGTCCACGGCGTCGGACCACGTCAGCGTCGGCTGCCCGGAGCCGACGCGCCAGAAGCCGACGAGCAGCTCGGTCTCGATGCCGTGGTGCTCCGCGAGCCACGCGCGAAGCTCGTCCGCCGACGCGAAGAAGATCACCGCAGGTCCAGCACCGCGATCGACGACTCGGCGATGGATGCGAGGTAGAGCCGCCCGTCGTGCTCGGCGACACCGGTCGCGAACGCCCACTCGCGTCCCGGCGCCTGCAGGTCGCGCACGATCCGGCCCTCGTCGTCGATGCCGACCACCCAGATCGTGCGGACCGGCGGCGCGAGCCGGTCGGGCAGCGCCCACGCGGTCTTGCGCAGCCACGGCGCACGCGGCAGCAGCCAGTCGAGCCGCCGGTCGCGCGGGCTCGGCAGCGTCACCCAGAGCAGCCCCGAGGGACCGCGCCGGATGTTGTCGGGGCTGCCCGGCAACGTCACCCAGGGCTCGTACGTCCCCTCCTTCGGCCCGGTCAGCCACAGCCGCGTCAGCTCGTACGCGCCCGTCTGCGCGACGACGACGTACGACTCGTCGGCGGCCAGCGCGACGCCGTTCGCGAACGCCAGCCCGTCGAGCAGCCAGTCGACCGTCTCGTTGTCGCGCCACCGGTAGAGGCGGCCCGTCGCGGTGTGCTCGTAGATGTCGGCGCGCCAGTGGTCGAAGCCGTACCTGTGCGACGAGTCGGTGAAGAAGACGGTGCCGTCGGAGGCCTGGGCGGCGTTGCTGCAGAAGCGCATGTCCTCGCCGTCGATGCGCTTGGCGAGCAGCTCCATGTCGCCGGTCGCGGGGTCGAGCGCGACGAGCCCGAGCCTCGTGTCGCAGACCGCGATCCGCCCGTCCGCGAGCAGCTCGAGCCCGAGCGGGCGGCCGTGCGTGTTCGTCAGCTCCTCGGCCTCCTCCGTCTCGGGATCGACGCGGAGGATGCGGCCGTCGTGGAGGCCGGTGACGAGCCGGCCCTCGCCGTCCACGACGACGTCCTCGGGGCCGTGGCCTGGCAGGTGGATCAGGCGCATCGGCGGGAACGGCTCCGGCCCCGTCTTCTGCCGCGCGCGCGACGGCACCGGCGGGGGCGTCCACCGGACGGGCTCGATGCGCGGCTTCACGAGCCCAGTCTCCCTACCGCGAGAACGGCGGCGCCAGCGGCAGGTCGTGCCGTGCCGCCCTGCGGATCTCCGCGGGCAGCGGCCACGGGTTGGGCAGGCAGCCGTTCAGCTCGGTGCTCTGCTGCGCCATGACCAGCGCGAGCTCGCCGCGCCTGGGGCACTGCGGCTTCGGCGGGTGGTGCATGCCGAGCAGGTGGCCGACCTCGTGGTTGACGAGCATCTGCCGGTACGTCGCGAGGTCGCCCGTCCACTCGGGCGTCGCGTACCGCCAGCGGTTCGCGTTGAGCGCGACGACGGGACCGTTCTGGCACGAGTACTTGCCGTAGGTGTCGTACGGCCTGCACAGCCTGTCCACCTCGGCCGGCTCGGCGATGACGACGACGTACGGCGCGTCGTCGTCACGCACCAGCCGGAACCCCGCGCGCTCCCAGCCGCGCGGGTCGTCGAGCGTCCGCTCGACGACGCCGGGGAACGACGCCACGCCGCTCGCCCGCACCTCGACGCGGTACCGCACGGTGATGACGCGCGGCGTCGGCGACGGCGTGCGCGTCGGCAGCGGGGAGAACGTCAGCGAGGGCGTCACCGACGGCGTCGCGGACGACGGCACAGGACGCGTCGATGCGGGCGGCGCCGGCGACACCGGCGGCGCGGCCTCGCGCGAGCAGGCGACGAGGAGCAACAGCGCCGCCGCTCGCGCTAGCCGATCGCGCGCAGCCTGCCGTTCGCGTCGAACGACACCGCGAGCGTGCCCGCCGGGCCGCAGTACGTGAACGTCGCGTCCACCCGCGACTTCGGCTGGCCGACCGCCGCGAGGACGTCCTCGGGCGTCATGCTCTTCTTGAGCTTCTTGACGTCGGACCTGGTCAGGCACGACTGCGCCTGGATGCCGATCGCGCGTTCCCACATCTGCAGGTATGCCTCGACACCGTTCGCCAAATCCGCCATCAGCGCGGCGCCGTCGGCACCGGCGACGACCCGCGCGTCCTCGGCCCAGTCGGGGTAGAGGCCATAGTGGTCGACGCCCGAGGTGTTGAAGTCGTACGTCTTGTTGCCGCTGCGCTGCTTGTCGACGGTGACGCCGCCGAGCGCGGTGAACGGGTAGTCGACGTCGTTCTCCTCGGTGGGGTTGCGCGGGCCGCCCTGCGTGGAGAAGCCGTTGACGTCGGAGCCGAAGCCGATGCCGTAGAGCGGCCAGTTGGTCTCCTCGGCCCACGCGCGCTGCTTGCGCCACTTCGCGACGAACGACGTCGGCGAGCCCGCGTGCGGCGTCACGACGCCGCCGAGCTGGAGGATCGTGCGGTACGTCGGGTCGTCCGACCACGAGTGGCTGGACACGACGCCCGAGTAGCCGCGGGAGCCGACGAACTCCATCGCCTGCCGCCGCGCCAGCGCGCTCATGTGGTCGGGGTCGAAGATCATGCCCCGGTCGATGAGCCCCTGGATCGCGGTCCTGCCGAGCTCGGAGAGGCCGATCTTGTTGCAGTGCGGGCCGGGCGGGTAGACCGGCGCGACACCGGTCTCGCCGAACGTCTCCAGCACGCCCGCGAAGATGGCGTCACGACCCGGCTCGACCGGCGGCTTCTGCCCGTCGTGGCCGTCGGTGACGTTCGACTGGAGCTTGTCGTGCCGGTTGTCGCCGGGCGTGTCGCAGGTGCCCATCCGCCAGTAGTGGCCGGTCTCGTACTTGTTGCCGGAGTTGACGATCGGGCCCTGGATGCCGGAGTCGCCGGTGACGCCGGTGAGGGCGTTGTCGAACTTGTTCGTCAGCTCCATCTGGCGCACGCCGAGGGCGTACACCTCGTCGAGCCGCTCGTTGATGTCCGCGGCGCTGCAGTGCGGGACCTCGAGGTGCTCGCCGCAGTCGAACGGCACCGACACCTCGATGCCCATGACGACCGCGAGCTTGCCGGCGTTGACGACGCGGCGCGCCTCGAACGGGTCCGTCACGATCCGGAACCACCCGCGGCCGGGACCGCCGGCCTGCGCGTCGATGTACCGCTCCAGCTCGCGCAGCCGCTGCGCCTGGAGGCGGACGCCGTCCATCTCGTTGCAGGAGTTCTTCTTGTACGGGTACAGCTCGCAGAGCACGTTGTTGTCGACGAGCAGGTTGGTGAACATCCGCAGGCCGCCCATCCAGGCGCGCTCCAGCCAGCGGTAGTAGACCTGCTCGTGGGTGAGCGACTTGTACTTCGGCCAGTACGTGAACTCCGGGTACCCCGCGGTGTCGTGGCCGGCGACCGGGTCGCCGCCGGACAGCGCCGTCTCGAGGACCGCGCCGCGGCCGCCGGGGCCGTGGTCGGGGCAGTCGACGAGCGCGTACTGCACGCCGTACGGGTGCCACGGACGGCCGCAGCGCGAACGCCCGCCGATGAACTCGAACGCCATCATGTGCAGGTGCGCGTCGACGTACCCCTGCGTCGTCTCGTACGCCGTGTCGCCCGTGGGGACGGCGCCGGTGACGTTGGTCTCGATCTCCGGGTACGCCGCGCAGCCGGTGGCCAGCTCCAGCGCGAACCTGTTGGCCTTGGCGTTGGTCGCGCCCGGCACGACCGACAGCGCGCCGGCGTCGCTCGCGGTCAGCGTGCCGTGGATCGCGGGGTCGAGGGCGCCGGGGTTCTCCGGCTCGCCGTCGTCGACGGGGAGCTGCAGCGTGAAGGTGTTGCCCGGCGCGGACTTCAGCACCCACTCGGCGTCGGCGCTCGGCTTGGCGGCCGCGACGACGGCCTCGCTGCGGGCGGCGTTGCGCAGCGGCAGCGTGCCCGCGTCGATCGCGCCGGTCGCGCCGTCGACCGCGCCGAGGGCGGGGTCGCGGGCCGGGTCGAGGTTCTCGTCGCCGGTGCCCTTGACCGGGCCGGTGACGTTCCTGGCGGCCTCGCGGCTGCCCGGCAGCGTGCCGCCCTTCGCCGCGAGGTACGCCTTGTCGGTGGCGTACAGCAGGTACTTGCCGAGGTCGTACGCCTGGAACGTGAACGGCGCCGCCTGCGCCTTGCCGGCCGTCGCGGCGTAGGCGTCGGCGGCGCGGGTGACGTACTTGCCGGTCTCGGCGGAGCGGACGACGTAGCAGCCGCCGGCGGGCTCGTAGCGGTCGGCGGGCGTGGCGTTGCGCACGCGCGGGGCGTTGGGGGCCGCGGCCTTCTGGCGCGCGAGGGCGTCCTTGAGCGACTTGCTCGTCCGCGCGGGCGAGCCGCTGGTGGCGGCGCCGATCGAGGCGGTGGCGAGCACGCCGCCGACGGCGGCGAGGGCGAGAAGTCGCCTGGGGCGAGCGCGCATGCGGGAGGCTCCGTCGTTCGGGAAGTGGGCTGCTTCTACTTTCGACGCGGTGGCTCCACGATCCTCTCGAGAGCACACTTGCGCCATGGGCATCTGGAGCACGCACGTCGTACCCAGAATCGTGGACAAGGCACTCGCCGGGCCGCAGGAGCGGGCGGTCCGCGAACGCGTCTGTGCCGGCCTGCGCGGCGACGTGCTGGAGATCGGCTTCGGCAGCGGGCACAACCTGCCGTACCTCCCGCCGTCGGTGACGTCGCTGGCGGCGGTCGAGCCGTCCGGCGTCGGGGTCCGGCTCGCCGCCGAGCGGCTGGCGGAGTCGCCGGTGCCTGTGACGTTCGCGGGTCTCGACGGGCAGCGGATCGAGGCCGACGACGAGTCGTACGACGCCGTGCTCAGCACATGGACGCTCTGCACCATCCCCGACGTCCGCGCCGCCCTCGCCGAGGTCCGCCGCGTGCTCAGGCCTGGCGGGACGTTCCACTTCGCGGAGCACGGCCTGGCCCCTGACGACGGCGTCGCGACGTGGCAGCGGCGGCTCGACCCGGTGCAGAAGCGGGTCGCCGGCGGCTGCCATCTCTCGCGGCCGATCGAGGCGCTCGTCCGCGACGCCGGCTTCGGCGAGGTGCGGGTCGAGCGGTACTACCAGCCGAAGATGCCGAAGGCCATCGGATCGATGTACGAGGGCGTGGCAGGAGACGTACTTGCGGTGGAGTAAGTGCCCGGTATGCCCCGAGTTGCCACGGTTCTAGCAGCCGTCCTCGCCCTGTCCGCCGCACCCGCCTCGGCCCACCAGCCCGGCCTGTGCCTGACCCCCGCCGAACGTTGCGAGACCTGGTCCGCGACGTACGACGACACCTCGATCGCCGCACCCGCGCGGTCCGACCAGTTCGCCCAGCAGGTGCTCGCCAACGCGACCACCGTCTTCACCGTCGTCCGCAGCGTCGCGATGACACCAGACCGCCCGTCGGATGCCACCTCGTCGGCGGTGATCGTGGCGTACGACCGCGTCTCCGGCTCGGTGCGCTGGACGGCGCGGGAGCGTTCACGCGTGTACTTCTCGCCGCACAACGCCACGCTCTCCCCCGACGGCTCGCGCCTCTACCTGACGAGCGCGGCGTACGACGGCTGGCCCATCGGCAAGGTCGACTCGCGGATCGTGACGACCGCGTACTCGACCGCGTCCGGCACCGTCGAATGGTCGTCGTCGTGGGACGGACGGCCTGACGCCGTCGACAACCCGAAGGGGGTTGTCGTCTCCCCCGACGGCCGCTCCGTCTTCGTCACGGGTGTCACGACGGCCGTGGCCGGCGACCTCGACTACGTGACGCTGGCGTACCGCGCCTCCGACGGCCGGTCGCTGTGGGCCGACGTGTACGACGGCGTCGGCGGCGGCGGGACGGACGCGCCGTTCGGCATCGCGGTGTCACCTGACGGTCAGGTGCTCGCCGTGACCGGGTGGAGCGCGGGGGTCGTGGAGTACGACGCCGACTACGGCACGGTCGCGTACTCGCTGCGCGGCCGTGGTGGGAAGCGGCTCTGGACCGCGCGCTACGACGGCCTCGGCGTCGACAAGAGCGACCGCGGCAACGCCGTCGCGATCGACGGCGACCGCGTCTACGTCACCGGCGACTCGTACGGCGCCTCCGGCTACGACTACGCGACCGTCGCGTACGCGCTGTCGTCAGGCCAGCAGGTCTGGGACGCGCGGTGGTCGGGCGGACGCGGCGGCTTCAACGCCGCGACCGCGGTCGCCGCGGCGGGCGGCCGCGTCGTCGTGACCGGCCAGTCCACCGCGGCGTCCGCCGACGACGGCAACGACACCGGCACCGTCGTCCTCGACGCGGCGACCGGTGCGCAGCGGTGGGCGGCGTCGTTCGGGCCGGTGCGCCACGACGGGTTCGCGCGCGGGCTGGCGCTGTCGCCGGACGGCGCGACGGCGTACGTCGTCACGCTCGAGACGCCGATCGTCAAGTACACGGCGATGTCCCGGCTCGGCCTCGTGGCGTACGACGTGGCGACCGGCGCGGTGCGCTGGCAGACGTTCCTCGACGCGGCGCTGACCGAGTCGTTGAAGGGCGCCGACGTCGCGGTCTCGCCGGACGGGTCGGTGGCCGTCGTCGGCGACTACACACGCAGCGCCGACCCGTTGAAGCCGCCGACGCAGAACGTGTACGACGTCGTGACGGCCGTGTTCTAGGCCTTGCGCAGGTAGTTCAGCCGTGTCCTGAGCTGCTCCGCCGTCGCCTCGGCGGTCACCGGACCGCCGCAGGCGCGGCGCAGCTCGGCGTGGATCAGCGCCTGGCTGCGGCCGACGCGCAGGGCGACGGCGTTGACCAGGGCGTTGAGGTCCTTGCGCAGGAGGACCAGCTCCTCGTGCGCGGTCAGTGGCTTGGGCTCCTTCTTGGTGCCGCGGAGCCTGGCCTGCTGCTCGGCCTGGCGGCGTTGCAGCAGGACCGCGACCTGGTCGGCATCGAGGAGGCCGGGGAGGCCGAGGTACTCCTCCTCCTCGGGCGTGCCCGGCGCGGCCGCGGAGCCGTAGTCGGCACCGTCGAAGATGAGGCGGTCCAGGTGCGCATTGGCACCCAGGGCCTCCCATCTCTGCGCGTCGACCTCAGGGGTGCTGCGCGTCGTGTTGGCCTCGCGGAGCAGCGCGTCGTCCCACTCGCCGTCGCGCATCGGGCGGTCGAGGGCGTGGTCGCGTTCGACCTCCATCTCAGCCGCGAGCGCGAGCAGGCTCGGCACGCTCGGCAGGAACACACTCGCTGTCTCCCTGCGGTTTCGCGCCCGTACGAAGCGTCCGACGGCCTGCG carries:
- a CDS encoding DUF2505 domain-containing protein; translation: MTTTVSRTFPLPPLDLVESMLSEDYQRLRAERLGGIGTPTVTRTGDTATVRFPRRLPLDDLPGPLRSLAGTGEITQVEQWDTISAERCTATWTSESKLPGKAGGTFEVVPDGTGSTYTVVAKVEIKVPLIGGRIGKEAEAQVMKLIEAEMRLAEEYLAAR
- a CDS encoding class I SAM-dependent methyltransferase: MGIWSTHVVPRIVDKALAGPQERAVRERVCAGLRGDVLEIGFGSGHNLPYLPPSVTSLAAVEPSGVGVRLAAERLAESPVPVTFAGLDGQRIEADDESYDAVLSTWTLCTIPDVRAALAEVRRVLRPGGTFHFAEHGLAPDDGVATWQRRLDPVQKRVAGGCHLSRPIEALVRDAGFGEVRVERYYQPKMPKAIGSMYEGVAGDVLAVE
- a CDS encoding DUF3152 domain-containing protein; amino-acid sequence: MLLVACSREAAPPVSPAPPASTRPVPSSATPSVTPSLTFSPLPTRTPSPTPRVITVRYRVEVRASGVASFPGVVERTLDDPRGWERAGFRLVRDDDAPYVVVIAEPAEVDRLCRPYDTYGKYSCQNGPVVALNANRWRYATPEWTGDLATYRQMLVNHEVGHLLGMHHPPKPQCPRRGELALVMAQQSTELNGCLPNPWPLPAEIRRAARHDLPLAPPFSR
- a CDS encoding PQQ-binding-like beta-propeller repeat protein; this encodes MPRVATVLAAVLALSAAPASAHQPGLCLTPAERCETWSATYDDTSIAAPARSDQFAQQVLANATTVFTVVRSVAMTPDRPSDATSSAVIVAYDRVSGSVRWTARERSRVYFSPHNATLSPDGSRLYLTSAAYDGWPIGKVDSRIVTTAYSTASGTVEWSSSWDGRPDAVDNPKGVVVSPDGRSVFVTGVTTAVAGDLDYVTLAYRASDGRSLWADVYDGVGGGGTDAPFGIAVSPDGQVLAVTGWSAGVVEYDADYGTVAYSLRGRGGKRLWTARYDGLGVDKSDRGNAVAIDGDRVYVTGDSYGASGYDYATVAYALSSGQQVWDARWSGGRGGFNAATAVAAAGGRVVVTGQSTAASADDGNDTGTVVLDAATGAQRWAASFGPVRHDGFARGLALSPDGATAYVVTLETPIVKYTAMSRLGLVAYDVATGAVRWQTFLDAALTESLKGADVAVSPDGSVAVVGDYTRSADPLKPPTQNVYDVVTAVF
- a CDS encoding SMP-30/gluconolactonase/LRE family protein, yielding MKPRIEPVRWTPPPVPSRARQKTGPEPFPPMRLIHLPGHGPEDVVVDGEGRLVTGLHDGRILRVDPETEEAEELTNTHGRPLGLELLADGRIAVCDTRLGLVALDPATGDMELLAKRIDGEDMRFCSNAAQASDGTVFFTDSSHRYGFDHWRADIYEHTATGRLYRWRDNETVDWLLDGLAFANGVALAADESYVVVAQTGAYELTRLWLTGPKEGTYEPWVTLPGSPDNIRRGPSGLLWVTLPSPRDRRLDWLLPRAPWLRKTAWALPDRLAPPVRTIWVVGIDDEGRIVRDLQAPGREWAFATGVAEHDGRLYLASIAESSIAVLDLR
- a CDS encoding YdeI/OmpD-associated family protein yields the protein MIFFASADELRAWLAEHHGIETELLVGFWRVGSGQPTLTWSDAVDQALCYGWIDGVRRRVDEQRYTIRFTPRRRGSTWSNVNVAKVERLLAAGLMAPAGIAAWEARDPAKTGIYSSENPIPLAPEYERALREQPEAWAFWERQPPSYRRMATYWVMSAKKEETRQRRLARVIADSAAGRRI
- a CDS encoding pirin family protein is translated as MPAVTADPITLPRVPAPTLGDVPRPVRSVTTAPQGYEGEGFPVRRAFAGVQLRDLDPFIHMDEMGSVEYGPGEPKGTSWHPHRGFETVTYMLDGIMQHQDSHGGGGVIRDGATQWMTAARGILHIETPPEQLVVSGGLFHGFQLWVNLPAKDKMIAPAYQNLEGEDVTLLASPDGGALIRLIAGSLGGVTGPGSTRTPITLVHATVAPGARLELPWQADFNALVYVLRGAGTVGTPGAPIRAGQLAVLGAGDSLAVAANESQDSVTPALDVLLLGGRPIREPVAAYGPFVMNTREELQQAVDDYRAGRLGVIPPDALMPHVVR